The following proteins come from a genomic window of Diorhabda carinulata isolate Delta chromosome X, icDioCari1.1, whole genome shotgun sequence:
- the LOC130901594 gene encoding transcription initiation factor TFIID subunit 7-like isoform X2, with protein sequence MEEQEEKICLEEQFILRLPMEQAQKVRKLLHSKPRKIKKLMNISLDPDSLKLIVDIKKMKLFGTLRKLPTIIESYKTNINNNKCLLFKTADICYIAECGYEENTTNPRHLQHGYCPPLKNCKKNRFRKTLYNKDVAIEAEALSKELHFLLAADLDAVSSRFELIHSENDATNMERQNEILFGKLSSDSSDNESTN encoded by the exons atggaagaacaagaagaaaagaTATGTTTAGAAGAGCAATTTATTCTTCGGCTTCCAATG GAACAAGCACAAAAAGTTAGAAAACTCTTACATAGCaaaccaagaaaaataaaaaaattaatgaacattTCCCTGGATCCAGATAGTCTCAAATTAAtagttgatataaaaaaaatgaaacttttcgGTACTCTAAGAAAACTGCCCACTATAATAGAATCTTACAAAACCAACATTAACAACAACAAATGTCTGTTGTTTAAAACTGCCGATATATGCTATATAGCAGAATGTGGATATGAAGAAAACACTACAAACCCGCGTCATTTACAACATGGTTATTGCCCACCtttaaaaaactgcaaaaagaATCGATTTAGGAAAACTTTATATAATAAGGATGTTGCAATCGAAGCTGAAGCTTTATCAAaagaattacattttttgttagctGCTGATTTGGATGCG GTGTCTTCTAGGTTCGAACTGATCCATTCTGAAAATGATGCTACCAATATGGAAAGGCAGAATG aGATTTTGTTTGGGAAGTTATCCAGTGATTCTTCGGAT aaCGAAAGTACCAATTAA
- the LOC130901592 gene encoding uncharacterized protein LOC130901592, which translates to MSHFQNSTTESPSTVPNPDDIPDDSKYLIVPLVVIIFVMILSLLVYFMAKRRRLDTLRKNILSMYEFDSNEQEWESLTNSSEYPHYTNEMVTTV; encoded by the exons atgtctcattttcaaaattctacAACAGAATCGCCATCCACTGTACCAAATCCTGACGATATTCCAGATGATTCAAAATATCTCATAGTACCTTTAGTTGTTATAATATTCGTAATGATTTTATCATTGTTG GTATATTTTATGGCGAAAAGAAGGAGGCTGGATACACTACGTAAAAATATTCTTAGTATGTATGAATTTGATTCGAATGAACAAGAATGGGAATCTTTGACCAACAGTAGCGAATATCCTCATTATACAAACGAAATGGTTACAACAgtgtaa
- the LOC130901593 gene encoding vacuolar protein sorting-associated protein 37B has protein sequence MSIEILQADCKRAVANISSLSNDELDAIINDDEKIQEIITNLDQSYLKEIEQEKENILASNNSMAEFNLSKEPELVEGREKIKELSELGEQLTRTIEEKMKELRDKGGDMSLETALALLQTSASEMEEESDKVAKRYLDGEGELDDFLDDFLEKRKIMHLRLVKAEKLSKILQSPSMNNVSNYINAPPVNINSNFFPGVSIPGSMPPPYPIGQINNYMPMPHPLGNNYFQNHY, from the exons atgtcTATTGAAATACTACAGGCTGATTGCAAGAGAGCTGTAGCAAATATATCGTCTTTAAGCAACGATGAACTAGATGCCATTATAAAcgatgatgaaaaaattcaagaaattattacAAACTTAGATCAG TCATACTTGAAAGAAATAGagcaagaaaaagaaaatatattagcTAGTAATAATTCTATGGCTGAGTTTAATCTATCAAAAGAGCCAGAGTTGGTTGAAGggagagaaaaaataaaagaattatcaGAGTTAGGGGAACAGTTGACAAGaacgattgaagaaaaaatgaaggAATTAA GAGACAAGGGAGGTGACATGTCTTTAGAAACCGCTTTGGCATTACTACAAACATCGGCTAGTGAAATGGAAGAAGAATCTGATAAAGTAGCGAAGAGATATTTGGATGGGGAAGGGGAATTGGATGATTTTCTAGATgactttttagaaaaaagaaaaatcatgcATTTGCGTTTAGTAAAAGCagaaaaattatccaaaatccTACAATCGCCATCAATGAATAACGTATCCAATTATATAAACGCACCGCCTGTTAATATCAACTCTAATTTCTTTCCGGGGGTTAGTATACCCGGATCTATGCCACCACCGTATCCCATCGggcaaataaataattacatgCCCATGCCGCATCCTCTTGGCAATAATTATTTCCAGAATCACTATTAA
- the LOC130901594 gene encoding transcription initiation factor TFIID subunit 7-like isoform X1 gives MEEQEEKICLEEQFILRLPMEQAQKVRKLLHSKPRKIKKLMNISLDPDSLKLIVDIKKMKLFGTLRKLPTIIESYKTNINNNKCLLFKTADICYIAECGYEENTTNPRHLQHGYCPPLKNCKKNRFRKTLYNKDVAIEAEALSKELHFLLAADLDAVSSRFELIHSENDATNMERQNEILFGKLSSDSSDVSIIGFYKKNCNK, from the exons atggaagaacaagaagaaaagaTATGTTTAGAAGAGCAATTTATTCTTCGGCTTCCAATG GAACAAGCACAAAAAGTTAGAAAACTCTTACATAGCaaaccaagaaaaataaaaaaattaatgaacattTCCCTGGATCCAGATAGTCTCAAATTAAtagttgatataaaaaaaatgaaacttttcgGTACTCTAAGAAAACTGCCCACTATAATAGAATCTTACAAAACCAACATTAACAACAACAAATGTCTGTTGTTTAAAACTGCCGATATATGCTATATAGCAGAATGTGGATATGAAGAAAACACTACAAACCCGCGTCATTTACAACATGGTTATTGCCCACCtttaaaaaactgcaaaaagaATCGATTTAGGAAAACTTTATATAATAAGGATGTTGCAATCGAAGCTGAAGCTTTATCAAaagaattacattttttgttagctGCTGATTTGGATGCG GTGTCTTCTAGGTTCGAACTGATCCATTCTGAAAATGATGCTACCAATATGGAAAGGCAGAATG aGATTTTGTTTGGGAAGTTATCCAGTGATTCTTCGGATGTAAGTATTAtaggtttttataaaaaaaattgtaacaaataa